A section of the Deinobacterium chartae genome encodes:
- the rsmH gene encoding 16S rRNA (cytosine(1402)-N(4))-methyltransferase RsmH: protein MTLTHIPVLARAVLEGLEPAEGKLFVDGTLGGAGHTRLLLEAGARVIGIDQDPYALNRAREAALEGLTVLEGNFRHMDELLRAVGVTQVDGVLLDIGVSSFQLDDAPRGFSYHEEAPLDMRMSSEGTSAYEVINDFEPEEIAAILYEYGEERHSRRIAREIVQARSEKPIETTTELAAIIKRAYPGGHARGIHPARRSFQALRIYVNDELGALQSGLEAAARIIRPGGRLAVITFHSLEDRIAKRFLRGENGFTPVNKRPVTADEAELEANPRARSAKLRVATRDLDAPEGGGTA from the coding sequence ATGACCCTGACTCACATCCCCGTCCTTGCCCGCGCAGTCCTCGAAGGACTCGAGCCTGCCGAGGGCAAGCTGTTCGTGGACGGGACGCTGGGCGGCGCCGGTCACACCCGCCTGCTGCTGGAAGCGGGCGCACGGGTGATCGGCATCGACCAGGACCCGTACGCCTTAAACCGGGCCCGCGAGGCCGCGCTCGAGGGCCTCACGGTCCTCGAGGGCAATTTCCGGCACATGGATGAACTGCTGCGCGCCGTTGGGGTGACGCAGGTAGACGGAGTACTGCTCGACATCGGGGTGTCGAGCTTCCAGCTCGACGACGCCCCGCGCGGCTTCTCCTATCACGAGGAGGCCCCGCTTGACATGCGCATGAGCTCGGAAGGCACTTCGGCGTACGAGGTGATCAACGACTTCGAGCCCGAGGAGATCGCCGCGATCCTGTACGAGTACGGCGAGGAGCGCCACTCGCGCCGCATCGCCCGCGAGATCGTGCAGGCCCGCAGCGAGAAGCCGATCGAAACCACCACCGAACTCGCGGCCATCATCAAGCGCGCCTATCCGGGCGGGCACGCCCGCGGCATTCACCCGGCGCGCCGCTCCTTCCAGGCCCTGCGCATCTACGTCAACGACGAACTCGGGGCGCTGCAAAGCGGCCTCGAGGCGGCGGCCCGCATCATCCGCCCGGGCGGTCGGCTGGCCGTCATCACCTTCCACAGCCTCGAAGACCGCATCGCCAAGCGTTTCCTGCGCGGCGAGAACGGCTTTACGCCGGTCAACAAGCGCCCCGTCACGGCGGACGAGGCCGAACTCGAGGCCAACCCGCGTGCGCGCAGCGCCAAGCTGCGCGTGGCCACCCGCGACCTGGACGCGCCCGAAGGGGGTGGGACCGCGTGA
- a CDS encoding 3D domain-containing protein — protein sequence MFWIEVLMPYKTPDRKTLFLASAVIATLGIGTNNALGRTEPAPKAQGTEPASKVSGKDPFVLPAPVELPGEDQIDAAVKAAFEMQARAEREAAEKAARAEREAKAKAEAQAKAAEKAAKAKAQAAAAAKAAAARARAIKEAQAKSTAKAREAAKAKTGPSYVLTATAYNSLSAQTDRTPHITATGTRTRFGIVALSRDMLRKIPYGSVVRIEDLGTTGGRGAGKYNKLLSQQLFVVEDTMHARKVNQVDVWFPSRREALNWGRRNVRLTVVR from the coding sequence GTGTTCTGGATCGAGGTCCTCATGCCCTATAAAACTCCTGATCGCAAGACGCTCTTTCTGGCCAGTGCGGTGATCGCTACCCTGGGAATCGGAACGAACAACGCGCTCGGGCGTACCGAACCCGCACCCAAGGCGCAGGGAACCGAACCTGCCTCTAAGGTGTCCGGAAAAGATCCGTTTGTGTTGCCTGCGCCGGTTGAGCTGCCCGGCGAAGACCAGATCGACGCTGCGGTGAAAGCCGCTTTCGAAATGCAGGCCCGTGCCGAGCGTGAAGCCGCTGAAAAGGCTGCCCGTGCCGAGCGGGAGGCCAAGGCTAAAGCCGAGGCCCAGGCCAAAGCCGCCGAAAAGGCCGCCAAGGCCAAGGCACAGGCGGCCGCTGCAGCCAAAGCGGCTGCGGCCCGTGCGCGCGCCATCAAAGAGGCGCAGGCCAAGAGTACGGCCAAGGCCAGAGAGGCCGCCAAGGCCAAAACCGGCCCCAGCTACGTGCTCACGGCCACTGCCTATAACAGCCTGTCCGCACAGACGGACCGTACTCCGCACATCACCGCGACCGGTACGCGCACCCGCTTCGGCATCGTCGCGCTGTCCCGCGACATGCTGCGCAAGATCCCCTACGGCAGCGTGGTGCGCATCGAGGACCTCGGGACGACCGGTGGCCGCGGTGCAGGCAAGTACAACAAGCTGCTTTCCCAGCAACTGTTCGTTGTCGAAGACACCATGCACGCCCGCAAGGTCAACCAGGTGGACGTCTGGTTCCCCTCGCGCAGAGAAGCGCTGAACTGGGGACGGCGTAACGTACGCCTTACCGTCGTGCGATGA
- the mraZ gene encoding division/cell wall cluster transcriptional repressor MraZ, whose amino-acid sequence MGKGVVALPFGEYLYAIDDKGRVVIPPSFRDFVEDGLILTRGMEGCLYIFPLGVWRRLEEQLEQLPLTDPDSRAFVRFFYSGASKNRLDNQSRIPVPQALRNFAQLEGEVVVAGAPSRLELWNPQRWNAVLEQVQSSPPRPELLVNFIA is encoded by the coding sequence GTGGGGAAAGGGGTGGTGGCGCTGCCGTTTGGGGAGTACCTTTACGCGATCGATGACAAGGGGCGGGTTGTGATACCGCCATCCTTTCGCGATTTCGTCGAGGACGGCCTTATCTTAACGCGCGGCATGGAAGGGTGCCTGTATATTTTCCCGCTGGGAGTATGGCGGCGCCTCGAGGAGCAGTTGGAGCAGCTCCCGCTCACCGACCCGGACAGCCGCGCATTCGTGCGGTTTTTTTATAGCGGGGCCTCCAAGAACCGCCTCGACAACCAGTCGAGAATTCCGGTCCCCCAGGCGCTGCGCAACTTCGCGCAGCTCGAGGGAGAGGTGGTGGTCGCCGGAGCGCCCTCACGGCTGGAACTGTGGAACCCGCAACGCTGGAACGCGGTGCTCGAACAGGTGCAATCCAGCCCCCCAAGGCCCGAACTGCTGGTCAACTTCATCGCCTGA
- a CDS encoding TIGR00282 family metallophosphoesterase: MIRLLFIGDVYGKPGRRVLTAHLPGVRDQFDFVIANAENAAGGFGLNTESAKALFKAGVDCITLGNHTWGNREVFAWLDDERVLRPINYPLGTAGKGFSTFEVKGERLTVVNAMGRVFMEALDDPFAVMNTLLEREDLGSIFLDFHAEATSEKAAMGYFLDGRVAAVVGTHTHIATADARILPKGTGYQTDAGMTGPLESVIGADPEGPIGRFLLRTPHRYVVAESRAQLNGVVLEVENNRTLRIARYEYTEPH; the protein is encoded by the coding sequence ATGATCCGACTGCTTTTTATCGGCGATGTATACGGCAAGCCGGGCCGACGGGTGCTGACCGCGCACCTGCCGGGCGTGCGCGATCAGTTCGACTTCGTGATTGCCAACGCCGAAAACGCCGCCGGGGGATTCGGACTGAACACCGAGAGTGCCAAGGCCCTGTTCAAGGCGGGGGTGGACTGCATCACGCTGGGCAACCACACCTGGGGCAACCGCGAGGTGTTCGCGTGGCTCGACGACGAGCGCGTGCTGCGCCCCATCAACTATCCGCTGGGTACGGCCGGCAAGGGTTTTAGCACCTTTGAGGTCAAAGGCGAGCGCCTGACCGTGGTCAACGCCATGGGCCGGGTGTTCATGGAAGCCCTCGACGACCCGTTCGCCGTGATGAACACGCTGCTGGAGCGCGAAGACCTGGGCAGTATCTTCTTGGACTTTCACGCCGAGGCCACCTCGGAGAAGGCCGCCATGGGCTACTTTCTCGACGGCCGGGTCGCGGCGGTGGTGGGAACGCACACCCACATCGCCACTGCCGACGCGCGCATCTTGCCCAAGGGAACCGGCTACCAGACCGACGCGGGCATGACCGGGCCGCTCGAGAGCGTGATCGGGGCCGACCCCGAAGGCCCGATCGGGCGCTTCTTGCTGCGCACCCCGCACCGTTACGTGGTGGCCGAGAGCCGCGCCCAGCTCAACGGCGTGGTGCTCGAGGTGGAAAACAACCGTACCCTGCGCATCGCCCGCTACGAGTACACCGAACCCCACTGA
- a CDS encoding ABC transporter permease — MSPLQRSLPLALAFAHLRRRRSQNIITVLGIAIGVMVLTTALSLTNGFSRALIEATLRAVPQLALQAYGGDARRDPSLEARLRQDPEVRAYSAFLADKGLLTRPASDGRPAGVDFATLFGVEPAEAEVLDLPPEQARLLKGLRPGEVLLGAALAGNLGAFEGDRLRLLNSEQRRSELRLKGTFSTGNYLIDSGYAFVRIETLREISSRTLTGYHLRLAHADLAPEVGARLSVGTEFLPQPWQNFNATLIEQLALQKRVIGIVVFLIVIVAAFGIANVLLLTVFEKTPEIAILRAMGASRRAITATFVLEGFVLGAGGLLLGNALGLGLSYYFKLNPVRLPGDLYFITALPVDIQAADFLWVNAVSLTTTLLAALIPARRASGIQPARIIR, encoded by the coding sequence ATGTCCCCCCTGCAACGATCGCTTCCGCTGGCGCTGGCCTTTGCACATCTGCGCCGTCGCCGGAGCCAGAACATCATCACCGTGCTGGGCATTGCCATCGGTGTGATGGTGCTCACCACCGCCCTCTCGCTCACCAACGGCTTCAGCCGCGCCCTGATCGAAGCGACCCTGCGCGCCGTACCGCAGTTGGCCCTGCAGGCCTACGGCGGCGACGCACGGCGCGACCCTTCGCTCGAGGCGCGCCTGCGCCAGGACCCCGAGGTACGAGCCTACAGCGCTTTTTTGGCGGATAAGGGCCTGCTGACCCGTCCAGCCAGCGATGGTCGCCCGGCCGGGGTAGACTTTGCCACCCTGTTCGGGGTGGAGCCTGCGGAGGCCGAGGTGCTGGACCTGCCTCCCGAACAGGCCCGCCTGCTCAAAGGGCTGCGGCCCGGAGAAGTGCTCTTGGGCGCAGCCCTCGCGGGCAACCTGGGGGCTTTTGAAGGTGACCGCCTGCGGCTGCTGAACTCCGAGCAGCGCCGCAGCGAACTGCGTCTGAAAGGAACGTTCTCGACCGGCAATTACCTGATCGACTCGGGCTACGCCTTCGTGCGGATCGAGACCCTGCGCGAGATCAGCAGCCGTACCCTGACCGGATACCACCTGCGGCTTGCCCACGCCGATCTCGCACCCGAGGTGGGGGCCCGCCTGAGTGTTGGCACCGAGTTCCTGCCGCAACCCTGGCAGAACTTCAACGCCACCTTGATCGAGCAACTGGCCCTGCAAAAAAGGGTGATCGGTATTGTGGTGTTCCTGATCGTGATCGTCGCAGCCTTTGGTATTGCCAACGTCTTGCTGCTCACCGTCTTCGAGAAAACTCCGGAAATCGCCATCTTGCGCGCCATGGGTGCCTCGAGACGGGCGATTACCGCCACGTTCGTCCTCGAGGGCTTCGTGCTCGGAGCGGGCGGCTTGCTGCTGGGGAACGCGCTGGGCCTGGGGCTGTCGTACTACTTCAAGCTCAATCCGGTACGGTTGCCCGGGGATCTTTACTTCATCACCGCGCTCCCGGTAGACATTCAGGCCGCCGACTTTCTGTGGGTTAACGCTGTGAGCCTGACCACGACGCTGCTCGCCGCGCTGATCCCGGCCCGCCGCGCCTCGGGAATTCAACCGGCGCGGATCATTCGGTAA
- a CDS encoding HD-GYP domain-containing protein, producing MAHPPTTDFPLRIRGPLEGLEQARRLLEASGFQAETSEVVHLDQHPHALFVLDAAGTILYLNRSWREYSGLEISDCLGRPIRELLSFDPAATPGGGLCENAELHALHGTRRVRVAWRGDGEYMAGSLESIRAPNEEIFRLERQINELNLALEGCLLALLRTLLPSEVDHARRVASFAARLGEALHFGPHELEAVKLGGLLHDIGKTRLPASLLHKHRLNREESRLYHRHPEWGLEVVMDVTFLSEQARQAIYYHHEAYGGGGYPSGVSGEEIPLTARVVAVADAFDNLTGPAPHARMGPREAVSHLVSLAGMLLDPRLVDVFINDVLHLAPTLEEVNALALAYS from the coding sequence ATGGCTCACCCACCCACCACCGATTTTCCTCTTCGCATCCGAGGTCCCCTTGAGGGTCTCGAGCAGGCTCGTCGCCTGCTCGAGGCTTCGGGTTTTCAGGCTGAAACCTCCGAGGTGGTCCACCTGGACCAGCATCCGCACGCGCTGTTCGTGCTGGACGCGGCGGGCACCATCTTGTACCTGAACCGCAGCTGGCGGGAATACAGCGGCCTCGAGATCTCGGACTGCCTGGGTCGCCCGATTCGGGAACTGCTGAGCTTCGACCCGGCAGCGACTCCCGGCGGCGGTCTGTGCGAGAACGCGGAGTTGCACGCGCTGCACGGAACGCGGCGCGTGCGGGTGGCTTGGCGGGGTGACGGCGAATACATGGCGGGCAGCCTCGAATCGATCCGCGCACCGAACGAGGAGATCTTTCGCCTTGAAAGGCAGATCAACGAGCTGAATCTGGCCCTGGAGGGCTGCTTGCTAGCCCTGCTGCGGACCCTGCTGCCCTCGGAGGTGGATCACGCGCGCCGGGTCGCCTCGTTCGCGGCCCGCCTGGGCGAAGCGTTGCACTTTGGCCCGCACGAACTCGAGGCGGTCAAGCTGGGAGGGTTGCTGCACGATATCGGCAAGACACGCCTCCCGGCCTCGCTGCTGCACAAACACCGCCTGAACCGTGAGGAGTCCCGGCTGTACCACCGCCATCCGGAGTGGGGCCTGGAAGTGGTGATGGACGTGACCTTCCTGAGCGAACAGGCACGGCAGGCGATCTACTACCACCACGAGGCCTACGGCGGCGGCGGTTACCCGAGCGGCGTGAGCGGTGAGGAAATCCCGCTGACGGCCCGGGTGGTAGCAGTGGCCGATGCTTTCGACAACCTGACCGGCCCGGCTCCGCATGCCCGCATGGGGCCGCGCGAGGCGGTCAGCCACCTGGTTTCTCTGGCGGGCATGCTGCTCGATCCGCGCCTGGTCGATGTGTTTATCAACGACGTACTGCACCTGGCACCCACGCTCGAGGAAGTGAACGCGCTGGCCCTGGCGTACTCCTGA
- a CDS encoding peptidoglycan D,D-transpeptidase FtsI family protein has translation MLRRRSRTLLVLALLAFLGLVYAYAQIEWKMPQGFAPMPVSERGRILASDGSVLAETVGTERLYPQGSLAGQLVGVMGRDRGLEGAEHFFDSMLARGEDVRLTIDPAVQAVAESVLAEGVQREQGQYGSVVAMDVRTGRVLAAATYPPYDPTDGTRSYNTYTWRNRPLADAFEPGSVVKALTVAALLNDGVTTPNTEYSTPMVRRVGGRAIHDAVYHPPRLTTKGILRYSSNVGISHLVENYPARKLHAYMRAYGFGQVPDLRGFDTTPGVLPSWDKWSQHLKTVIAFGQGMSVSLVQLAAAYNVLANDGVYIPPVLLEGVPRAQPREVIRPEVAKATRTLLQAVVEEGIPHQAGLPGYTVGGKTGTAQVVVGNRYSDTIYNSVFAGFYPVDKPRMTVVVMVHGAQRRHHGSQLAAPIFRDIASEVFSSWALPPLLEDKDTKQP, from the coding sequence ATGTTGCGTCGCCGTTCACGGACCCTGCTCGTTCTCGCGCTGCTGGCCTTCCTGGGGCTGGTTTACGCCTACGCGCAGATCGAGTGGAAGATGCCCCAGGGCTTTGCTCCCATGCCGGTCTCCGAGCGGGGCCGCATCCTGGCCAGCGACGGTAGCGTGCTGGCCGAAACGGTGGGCACCGAGCGCCTCTACCCGCAAGGATCGCTCGCCGGACAGTTGGTCGGTGTGATGGGGCGCGACCGGGGCCTCGAGGGTGCCGAGCACTTTTTCGACTCCATGCTGGCGCGCGGCGAGGACGTGCGCCTGACCATCGATCCGGCGGTGCAGGCGGTGGCCGAATCGGTGCTGGCCGAGGGGGTTCAGCGCGAGCAGGGACAGTACGGCTCGGTGGTGGCCATGGACGTTCGGACCGGGCGGGTGTTGGCCGCTGCGACCTATCCGCCCTACGATCCTACCGACGGTACCCGCAGCTACAACACCTATACCTGGCGGAATCGTCCGTTGGCCGACGCCTTCGAGCCGGGCAGCGTGGTCAAGGCTCTGACCGTAGCAGCCCTGCTCAACGACGGTGTGACCACGCCGAACACCGAGTATTCGACTCCCATGGTGCGCCGTGTGGGGGGCCGTGCCATTCATGACGCCGTTTACCATCCACCGCGCCTGACGACCAAGGGCATCTTGCGCTATTCCAGCAACGTGGGAATCTCGCACCTGGTCGAGAACTACCCGGCCCGCAAACTGCACGCTTACATGCGGGCCTACGGGTTCGGTCAGGTGCCGGACCTGCGCGGTTTTGACACCACGCCGGGCGTGCTGCCGAGCTGGGACAAGTGGAGCCAGCACCTCAAGACCGTGATCGCCTTCGGGCAGGGCATGTCGGTGTCGTTGGTGCAACTGGCCGCGGCCTACAACGTGCTTGCCAATGACGGAGTTTATATTCCGCCGGTGCTGCTCGAGGGTGTCCCCCGGGCGCAGCCACGCGAGGTGATCCGGCCGGAGGTGGCCAAGGCGACGCGTACCCTGCTGCAGGCGGTTGTGGAGGAGGGGATTCCGCATCAGGCGGGCCTGCCGGGCTACACCGTAGGTGGCAAGACCGGAACAGCGCAGGTGGTGGTGGGGAACCGCTACTCGGACACCATCTACAATTCGGTCTTTGCCGGCTTTTACCCGGTCGACAAGCCGCGCATGACCGTAGTGGTGATGGTTCACGGTGCGCAGCGACGGCACCACGGCTCGCAGTTGGCCGCTCCGATCTTCCGGGATATCGCCAGCGAGGTGTTCTCGAGCTGGGCGCTCCCGCCGCTCCTCGAGGACAAGGACACGAAGCAGCCCTGA
- a CDS encoding AfsR/SARP family transcriptional regulator: protein MQLALGNQGAYLRALFELRDLSEKLRERELLMWVTVRIAEHHSRVGEHGQALQAVYRFETMQPGMTTPPSLVVLRGVLARRRGDYPLAIRHLEEGVALLRERGQLPELTRALLQLAYALYSARRREEATNVLGSALQGLLQLHTQPDFRHELEEAAELLHYASLEPDLASFLEPVLNNLAGLAGSPRLSAAEQIPLHVYTLGRQEVVRREEVLHFTLKGTPLLLVYLALNPNRTRGELELALYPDKDPVAAGNYVRSAIRELREALGQDAVIMEGSRHAPRYRLGPHLRVDLDLVRFLEAINHGELARALALYQGVFMPEIDDSPWVEHKREEARLALEFELRNQITCGREQGNLRRVILLCNQYLRFEPYDRDVHLERVQAARVVGGAGELARYISELQALED, encoded by the coding sequence TTGCAACTGGCTCTGGGTAACCAGGGTGCTTACCTGCGTGCCCTGTTCGAATTGCGCGATCTGAGCGAGAAGCTGCGAGAACGCGAGTTGCTGATGTGGGTGACCGTGCGCATCGCCGAGCATCACAGCCGGGTCGGCGAGCACGGGCAGGCGCTGCAGGCGGTGTACCGCTTCGAAACCATGCAGCCCGGCATGACCACCCCACCGTCGCTGGTGGTGCTGCGCGGCGTACTGGCGCGTCGGCGCGGCGATTATCCGCTGGCGATCCGGCACCTCGAGGAAGGCGTGGCCCTGTTGCGCGAGCGCGGTCAGCTGCCCGAGCTGACCCGGGCGCTGCTGCAGCTGGCGTACGCGCTCTACAGCGCCCGCCGCCGAGAGGAAGCTACTAATGTGTTGGGGTCCGCTCTGCAGGGGCTGTTACAGTTACACACCCAGCCGGATTTCCGTCACGAGCTCGAGGAAGCTGCAGAATTGTTGCACTACGCGTCGCTGGAGCCGGATCTGGCATCTTTTCTGGAGCCGGTACTGAACAACCTGGCGGGCCTGGCAGGCTCCCCACGGCTTTCGGCCGCCGAGCAGATCCCGCTGCACGTTTACACGCTGGGGCGGCAGGAGGTGGTGCGCCGTGAGGAGGTGCTGCACTTCACGCTCAAGGGCACCCCGCTGCTGCTGGTATATCTGGCGCTGAACCCCAACCGTACGCGCGGCGAACTCGAGTTGGCCCTGTACCCCGACAAGGATCCGGTGGCGGCCGGAAACTACGTGCGTTCGGCGATCCGCGAACTGCGGGAGGCGCTCGGCCAGGACGCGGTGATCATGGAAGGCTCGCGGCACGCGCCGCGCTACCGCCTGGGGCCGCACCTGCGGGTCGACCTGGACCTGGTGCGTTTCCTCGAGGCGATCAACCACGGCGAGCTCGCCCGGGCGTTGGCGCTGTACCAGGGCGTGTTCATGCCCGAGATCGACGACAGCCCCTGGGTCGAGCACAAGCGCGAGGAGGCCCGGCTGGCCCTCGAGTTCGAGCTGCGCAACCAGATCACTTGCGGGCGTGAGCAGGGCAACTTGCGCCGGGTGATTCTGCTGTGCAACCAGTATCTGCGCTTCGAGCCGTACGACCGCGATGTGCACCTCGAGCGGGTGCAGGCGGCCCGCGTGGTGGGTGGGGCAGGAGAACTGGCGCGCTACATCTCCGAACTGCAGGCCCTCGAGGACTGA